GGGGAACAGCCGCCGCCCAAGGGGCTCCAGCCGCCGCCACAGCGGCACGCCGAGGCGCTCCACGGTCGCGAAGCGGGGGAACCAGCCGGCCAGGTGCAGCCCCACCGCCGCCACCAGCAGCGCCGCGATGCTGCGCAGGACCATGGGGCCGCGCTCGGGGTCGATGACGGCGAACAGGCCGGCCCCTACCGCCCCCACCAGCGCGCCGATCAGCGCGTAGCTGAGGATCCGCCCCAGGTTGTAGCCGCCCACGTACAGGAGCAGCCGGCGGCGGTCGCCGCGCACCTCCGGGGACAACCCCATGGTGAGGGCGCCCATGATGCCCCCGCACATGCCCACGCAGTGCAGGGAGCTGAACAGGCCGAGGACGAGGGCGGCGGGCAGGGCGTAGAGCAAGATCGGCGAACCGCTGGGGGACCGGAGGGGAAGGATACCATTACGGGGCGTGCGGGAAAGCCGCTTGGCGACCTCTACCCGGGAATGCCTCTTGTGGGAGCGGCCATCGGCCGCGACAGCCGGGGCCGCCTCCCTGGTCGCGGCTGGTAGCCGCTCCCACAGGGGCCGCTCCCAGGGAGGCGGCCGGCTAGGCCTGGAACAATTCGGCGCCCCGGCGCTCCCGGGATTCGCCCGCTGAAACGGGCTCCTACGAGTGCCGGCTCCCAGCCGTAGGAGCCCGCTTCAGCGGGCGAGCACCCCCTCCAGCCGCGCCCACCCCGCCTCGCTGCCGGGCAGACCGATGCGCAGCCCGGCGGGCTCCTGGAACAAGCGCGTCCACAGGCCCCGCTCCGCCAGGAGCCGATGGCGCGCGGCGGCCTCCGTCCCCGGCACCCAGCGGAACAGGTCCGTGCCCCCGGGCGATGCCCAGCCGGCCCGCTCCAGGAGGTCCCCCAGGCGCCGGGCATTCGCGGCCAGGCGCTCCCGGCTCGCCTCCTGCCAGGAGCGGTCCTCCAGGGCCCGGCGCACCACCTCCCGCGCCGGGCCGGCCACCGGCCACGGCCCCAGCTCCGCGGCCAGGGCCTCGCGCACGGCGCCCTCGGCGGCCACGAAGCCCACCCGGGCCCCGGGCAGGCCGAAGAACTTCCCCGGCGAGCGCAGCACCACCAGTCCCGCGCGGCCCGCCGTACCGGCCAGGCTGTGCTCCGGGGCCACGTCGGCGAAGGCCTCGTCCACGATGAGCCAGCCGCCGCGGGCCGCCAGCCGCCGGTGCCAGGCCAGCAGGTCCTCGGCGGCGAAGCGCCGGCCGTCCGGGTTGTTGGGATTGGTGACCACCAGCACGTCCACCCGCCCGGCGGCGGCCTCCAGCTCCTCCGCCGTCACCCGCTCCACGTGGTGGCCGGCCCATGCCCAGCGGAAGGCGTGCTCGCCGTAGGTGGGCCACAGGACCGCCACCCGCCCCGCCCGGCGCAGCCGCGGCAGGAGCTGGATGGCCGCCTCGGAGCCAGGGACGGCGAGCAGCTCGGGCGTGCCGTAGTAGGCGGCCGCCGCCTCCAGCAGGCCGTCGTCGCCCTCCGGGAGGCGGTGCCAAGCCGGCTCCGGAACCTCGGGAACCGGGTAGCCGCGAGAATTGATGCCGGTGGACAGATCCACCCACCCCCCCTCCGGCTCGCCGAAACGGGCCCGCGCGGCCGCCAGGTTGCCGCCGTGCTCAATCAAGCAGGATCCCTCCCGCGCCGATCAGGGCCACCCACAGCAAGACCCCCCGCTGCACCAGGCACACCGCCGCCCGGATGCTGCCGGCGTCGGGCGCCCCGCCCTCCCCCAGCTCGGGCCGCCGCTCCTCGGCGCCGTGGTAGCGGGCCGCGCCGCCCAGGCGCACGCCCAGGGCCCCGGCCCCCGCGGCCATCACCGCCCCGGCGTTGGCGCTCTTCCAGGCCCGGGCCTGGGCGCGCCAGCTGCGCAGCGCGGCGCCGGTCCGGCCGAGCAGGGCGTAGGTCAGGGCGGTGAGCCGGGCGGGCGGGGCGTTCAGCAAGTCGTCGAAACGGGCCGCCGCCCAGCCGAAATCGCGATAGCGCGCCGTGCGGTAGCCCCACATGGCGTCGAGGGTGTTGGCGAGGCGGTGCAGCACCACCCCCGCCGGCCCCAGCACCACGAGCCAGAACAGGCTGGCGAACACCGCGTCGCTGCCGTTCTCCAGCACCGACTCCACCGTGGCGCCGGCCACCCCGTTCCCATCCAGGGCGGTAGGATCGCGGCTCACCAGCCGGCCCACCGCCTCGCGGGCGCCCGCCAGGTCCCCGGCCGCCAGCGGGCCGGCCACCGCCCGCGCGTGCTCCCCCAGGCTGCGCAGCCCCACGGCGAGGTACAGCACCAGCGCCGCCACCGCTTCCCCCACCACGGGCACCCGCCCCAGCCACCAGGCGGCCAGGGCGAAGGGCGCCACCAGCAGGACCACCGCCGCCGCGCCCCGCAGCCCACCCCCCTTCCCCCGGTTGAGCCGCTGCTCGACGGCGTCGGCCAGGGCCCCGAAGGCGGCCAGCGGATGGCCGCGGCGGGGGTCGCCGAGGAGGGCGTCCAGGAGGAGGGCGGCGATGGCTACGAACAGTACGGTCACTAGGAGCAGGCTCGTGTTGGGGCCGTTATGTGGCGATGGTCAGGGCTACTCTGGTTCGTTGTTCCTGATCAGGCCGGTCCTCTGGCGGAAAAGGACCATGTTGGAGCGATCCGCGATCGCGACCGGCCGAAGGGGCCACTTGGGTCGCGGTCGCGGACCGCTCCCACAGCCCCCCTGACCGGGCTCGGCCGAGAGAAAGTAAAAGTATTAGCACCCGGGTAGTGCGGGCTGTGGGAGCGGCCAGTAGGAGCGACGGCCCCCGTCGCAATCAACCGAGGAGGCTCCTCCCACAGGTCGCGACGGGGGCCGTCGCTCCTACAAGATGGCCCGGTTCGCCGTAGGGGGCGCCTCAAGGATATGCGACAATCCGCGCCATGCCAGCCACCACCCTCATGATTCAGGGCACCACCTCCGACGCCGGCAAGAGCGCCCTGGTGACCGGCCTGTGCCGGGCGCTGCGCCGCCGCGGGCTGCGGGTGGCGCCCTTAAAGCCGCAGAACATGGCCCTGAACAGCGCGGTCACCGCGGACGGCGGCGAGATCGGCCGGGCCCAGGCCGCGCAGGCCCAGGCCGCGGGGCTGGAGCCTACCACGGACATGAACCCCGTGCTGCTCAAGCCCAACACCGACACCGGCGCCCAGGTGATCGTCAACGGCCGCGCCGTGGGCACCATGGAGGCCCTCGCCTACCACGAATACAAGCGCACCGCTCGCGAGGCAGTGCTGGCGGCCCACGCCCGGCTGGCCCGGGCGTACGACGTGGTGGTGGTGGAGGGCGCCGGCAGCCCCGCGGAGGTGAACCTGCGCGAGCACGACATCGCCAACATGGGCTTCGCCGAGGCGGTGGACTGCCCCGTGCTCCTGGTGGCCGACATCGACCGCGGCGGCGTCTTCGCCCAGCTGGTGGGCACGGCCGAGCTCCTCGCCGACAGCGAGCGCGCCCGCCTCGCCGGCTTCGTCATCAACCGCTTCCGCGGCGACCAGACGCTGCTCCAGCCGGGCCTGGACTGGCTGGAGGATTACACCGGCATCCCGGTGGCGGGAGTGCTGCCCCACCTGGAGGGACTGTACCTGGAGGCGGAGGACCGCCTGGACGGCGCGCCGGCCCCCACGGAAGGCGCCGACGCCCTGCGCGTCCACGTCCCCGCCTTCCCGCGCATCAGCAACCACACCGACCTCGATCCCCTGCGGCACCACCCCCGGGTGGATCTGCGGTTGGTCGGCCCCGGGGATTCCCTGGAGGGCGCCGACCTGATCCTGCTGCCGGGCTCCAAGTCCGTGCGCGCCGACCTGGACTGGCTACGCGCCCAGGGCTGGGAGGCGCAGATCCAGCGCCACCTGCGCTACGGCGGGCGGGTCCTCGGCGTCTGCGGCGGCTTCCAGATGCTCGGCACCGCCCTCCACGACCCGGAGGGGCTGGAAGGCCCGGCCGGCTCCTCCCCGGGGCTGGGGCTGCTGGCGATGGAGAGCACGCTGGCCCCGGAGAAGCGGCTGACCCGGGTGCGGGGGCGGCTGGCACCCGAAGGGGCGCCGGTGGCCGGCTACGAGATCCACATGGGGGTGTCGGAGGGGCCCGACCTGTCCCGCCCCCTGGCGGACCTGCCGGAGGGGGATGACGGCGCCCGATCGGCGGACGACCGGGTACGCGGCACCTACCTGCACGGCCTGTTCGACGAGGGCGAGGCCTGCGCCGCCCTGCTGGGCTGGGCGGGCCTGGGAGACGCCGAGGCCAGGGACCACCACGCCCGCACGGAGGAGGGCATCGAGCGCCTGGCGGATGCGGTGGATGACCATCTCTGGACCGAGCCGCTTCGGCGGTGCCTGGGCCTGTAGGTCCTTCGGCGGACACCTTCCCAGGAATCCGCCAAGTCGCGGTCATGGACCGCTCCCACAGTCCCTATCTCACCCCAGCGCGTACACCATCCCCACCAGGAAGGCCGCTTCCCCCACCTCGATGGCGGCGCCGATGGTGTCGCCGGTGACGCCGCCCAGGCGCCGCTCCATCAGCCAGCGCAGGAAGATCAGGACGATGGCCCCGGTCACCAGCCCGGCGAAGCCCATGCCTACGGTGAGGATGAGGCCCAGGAGCAGGGAGCCGGCCACCACGCCCCAGGCGGGCCAGGGGGACAGGTGCTCGGCGGGGCCCGCCCCCAGCCCCTCGGCGCGCACGTACGGAAGGGTGAGCAACAGCCACACCGCCGCGGTGCGGGCCAGCAGGGGGGCCGCCAGCAGGCCCAGGGTGGCCCCGCTCTCCAGCAGGGCGGTGAGCGCCACCACCTTGACCACCAGCACCACGCCCACCACGACCACGCCGGCCGGGCCGGTACTGGGATCCTTCATGATGGTCAGGGTCTTGTCCCGGTCGCCGTGGCCACCCAGCCAGGCGTCGGCGCTGTCCGCCAGGCCGTCCACGTGCAGGAGGCCCGTAAGCAGCAGCCACAGGGCCACCACCAGCACGGCGGTCATACCGGCGTGGCCGGTGCCGAGGACGGCGGTGGCGGCCAGGAGCACCACGCCGATGGCCAGGCCCACCAGGGGGTAGAACAGCACCGAACGGCCCCAGTCCCGCGGAGTGGTCTCGGCGGGCACGGCCACCGGGATCCGGGTCAGCAGCTGCACGGCAAGCCGTAGGGGTACCAGCATCAGGTGATCACTCCGTGGGAAACCAGGCGTGCGTTCACCTCCCGGCCGTCGATGTCGGCCCGGATGCGGGTGCGGCAAGCGTAGGGCACCTCCATGCGGAACAGGTTGCTCAGCGGCATGCCCATGACATGGGCGATGAGGACCCGCATGGCGCCGCCGTGGCCCACCACCAGTACGTGGCGGCCGGCGTGCTGACGCACCAGGTCCTCCCAGCCGGCCGCCACCCGCTCGGCGAAGTCCTGCAGGGCCTCGCCACCCGGGGCCTGGGCGTTGGGCGGGTCGGCCCAGAAGGCGCTCAGGTCGCCCGGCCCGTTGGCCAGGATGTCCTCGGCGGTGCGCCCGTCCCACTCGCCGAAGTCCATCTCCCGCAGGCGGTGCTCGTACTTCAGGTCCAGGCCCCGGGCGCGGGACAGCTCCTCGGCGAACTCGCTGCAGCGCAGCATGGGGGAGGACACCACCACCTCCCAGCCCGCCTCGCCCGCGGAGGCCAGGCGCATCTGGCCCCAGCCCTTCTCGCTCAGGGGATGATCGGTGCGGCCGCGGAACATGCGGCCGCCCTCGGGCTCCCCGTGGCGGATCAGGTCGATCGTCGTAGCCGTCTGGTCCATGGCCGCCCTCTATTGGTGCATGCACCCTCCGGTCAGGAGGGGATCCCGGCTTCCTCGAAGGTCGCCATTCGATTGTGCAGGGTAACGGCCTGTCGCAAAAGCGGTACCGCCGCGGCGGCGCCGCTGCCCTCGCCCAGCCGCATGTCCAGGTCCAGCAAGGGCGCGGCCCCCAGCTCCGCCAGCACGGCGGCGTGGCCCGGCTCGGCGGAGCGGTGACCGAAGGCGAGCCAGTCCGCCACGCCCGGGTTGAGGCGCACGGCCGCCAGGGCGGCGGTGGTGGCGATGAAGCCGTCCACCAATACCGGGATGCCGCGCTGGGCGGCGGCCACGAAGGCCCCCGCCAGACCGGCGATCTCGAAGCCGCCCACCCGCCTGAGCGCCTCCGCCGGGTTGGCGGGGTCCGGGGCGTGCAGGCCGAGGGCGTCGCGCACCACCGCGGCCTTGTGGTCCACCCCGCGCGCGTCCAGGCCGGTCCCCGGCCCGGCCAGGGCTTCGGGGCTGTCCCCGGTGAGGCCGCAGGCCACGGCGGTGGCGGCGGTGGTGTTGGCGATGCCCATCTCGCCGCCGATGAACAGCTGCGCGCCTTCCGCCTCCGCCCGTCTGGCGGCCTCGGCTCCGGCCGCCAGGGCCGCCGCCAGCTCCTCGGCGGTCATGGCGGGCTCCCGGCGCAGGTTGCCCGTCCCCGGGGCGATGCGGGCCGGGCGGACGCCGGGCAGGGAGCCGGGATCCTCCACCGCCCCCAGATCCACCACCTCCAGGTTGGCACCGGCCTCCCGCGCCAGGACGCTGACGGCGGCCCCGCCGCGGCTGAAGTTGCGGATCATCTCGGTGGTCACCGCCTGCGGGAAGGCGGAGACGCCCTCCGCCGCCACGCCGTGGTCCCCGGCGAACACGCTGATCCAGACCCGGTCCAGGGCGGGCTTGGGCGCGCCCTGCCAGGCCGCCAGCCGCACGGCCACCTCCTCCAGCCGTCCCAGGGAGCCGGGCGGTTTGGTGAGCTGGCCCTGGCGGTCGCGGGCGGCCTGTTCGGCCGCCTCGTCGATGGATGCCACGGGCCGGAGGTACCAGGGCTCGGTCATGGGATTCCTTCTGGTGTCTTATGGGAAATCTCGTTGCGGAACCAGAATCGCGGTCGCGACGGGGGCCATCGCTCCTACGAACGTCTCCGTAGGAGCCCACCCGGAAAACCAGATCCCTGTGCGCGACAGGGACCGTAGGAGCGGCCGCCCCGGCCGCGACCACCTTCCAACGGCATGGCGATGGCGAGAGGGGCACCGCTCCTACCACTCGTCCTTCAGCGTCCAGGGCAGCCCCGCCACCACCAAGGTCACCTGCTCGCAGCGCTCCGCCGCCGCCTGGTGCAGCCGCCCCGCCTCGTCCACGAACCGGCGCGACAACGGATCGGCGGGCACCACCCCCTGCCCCACCTCGTTGCTCACCAGCAGCACCTCGCCGGGCGCCGACGCCAGGGCCTCCAGAAAAGCGGTCCGCTCCCGCTCCAGGACCTCCTCGCCTTCCCCCAGCAGGTTGCCCAGCCACAGGGTCAGGCAGTCCACCAGCAGGCAGCGGCCTGGCCTGGCCTCCTGGCGGAGCACGCGGGCCAGGGCCACCGGCTCTTCCACCAGTCCCCAGTGGTCGGGGCGGTCCGCCCGGTGGCGGGCGATGCGCGCCGCCATCTCCTCGTCCCCGGCGGTGGCGGTGGCCACGTAGACCACTTCCGCCCCGGATTCCACGGCGCGCTGCTCGGCCAGGCGACTCTTGCCGCTGCGGGCGCCGCCCAGGACCAGCTCCTTCACGCCCGCCCCCACGGCACCACGTAGGGCTCGCCCTCGACCTCGCCGTACACCGCCCGGATGCCGAATACCTCGTCGAGATGGCGGGGGTCCAGCACCTCCTTGGGCGTTCCCTGGGCCACCAGCTCCCCCTCGTCCATGAGGAACAGGCGGTCGCAGAAGCGGGCGGCGAGGTTCAGGTCGTGCAGCACCAGGGCCACCGTACGCCCCTGGTGGGCGTAGTCCCGAACCAGCTCCATGAAGTGGACCTGGTGGTAGGGGTCGAGGCCGGCCACGGGCTCGTCGGCCAGTAGGATGGAGGGCTCGCCGGCCAGCACCCGGGCCAGGAGCACGCGGGCGCGCTCGCCGCCGGAGAGCTGGGTCACGGGCCGGTCGCGCAGCTCCTCCACCCCGGTGGCCGCCAGCGCCCGGTCCACGGCGTAGGCGTCCTCGCTCCCCAGGCGCTGCCAGGGGCCGAGGTGGGGCAGCCGGCCCAGGGCCACCACCCGCTCCACGGGCAGCGGCCAGTGGACCGTGGCCGCCTGGGGCAGGTAGCCAAGCTCGCGCGCCCGGTCGCGGCCGCGGAAGCGGTGCAGCCGCTCGCCGTTCAGACGCGCCTCGCCCTGCGCCGGCGTATGCAGCCCGGCCAGGGCGCGCAGCAGGGTGCTCTTGCCCGCGCCGTTGGGGCCGAGGATGCCCGCCACTTCGCCGGGCTGCAGCCCAAGGCTGACCCCGTGCACCACAGCCGTTCCGCCCTGCTCCAGAGTCAGGGCTTCCGCCGTGAGGCTCATACGGTCATCCTCCGGGTCTTGAGCACCAGGTGGAGGAAGAAGGGCGCCCCTACCAGGGCGGTGACCACCCCCAGCTTGAGGTCCACCTCGTCGCTGGCCAGGCGCAGGCCCATGTCGGCCAGAAGCAGCAGGATGGCCCCGCCCAAAGCGCTGGCCGCCAGGAGCCGGGCGGGCTGGTAGCCCACCAGCGGCCGCAGCAGGTGCGGCACCACCAGGCCGACGAAGCCGATGCTCCCGGAAACCGCCACCCCGGCGCCCACCGCCAGGGTGGCCCCGGCGATGACCCGGAAGCGCAGGGCGCTCAGGTTGAAGCCCAGGCTGCGCGCCGTCTCCTCGCCCATGCTCAGGGCGTCGAGGGCCCGCCCGGCGGACAGCAGCAACGCCACCCCCACCCCCATGAACGGCAGGCCCCAGGCCACGTGGTCCATGCCCCGGTCGGCCAGGGAGCCGAGCAGCCAGAACAGGATCTCGGTGGTGGCGTGCGGGCTTGGCGCGAGGTTGAGGGCCACGGAGATGAGCGCCCCGGCCAGGCTGGATATGGCCACCCCGGCGAGGATCAGGGTCTGGACATTGGCCTCCCGTCCGGCGAGGCCATAGAGAACCAGCATGGACACCAGGGCGCCCGCCATGGCGGCCGCCGGGAGGGCCAGGGGAACGGCGGCGGCCACGCCGGTGTAGAGGGTAACCACGGCCCCCAGGGCGGCGGTGTTGGAGATGCCCAGCACCCCGGGCTCCGCCAGGGGGTTGCGCAGCAGGCCCTGCAGCCCGGCGCCGGCGATGCCGAGGCTCGCCCCCACCGCCACCCCGAGCAGGGTGCGCGGCAGGCGCAGCTCCTGGACGATCTGCGAGACAGGGGTTTCATCGGGGGCCACCAGGGCCGCCCATACCTGGCCCGGGGGAATGGCCACATAGCCCAGGACCAGGCTGAACCCCATCAAGGCCAGAACCACCGCCCCCAGCAGGGGCAGCAGCCAGGGCCGGCTCACCTCATGGGGCATGTCATGGCCTCCTGCAAGCTCGAATCAATCCCATAGACCTTTCCTTTAACCGCCAGTCCCTGTGGGAGCCCGCTTCGGAGGGCGAGCCGTGGATGGGGAAGGCTCGCGCACCGAAGTGAGTTCCTACGGACGATCGGTATTGCCGGATTGCGGAACGCTAATGCCGTAGGCGTGCTCGGCCAGGCGGGCCACCGCCTCGGCATTGAACCAGCCCCCGCAGGACCACAGCCGGCCCGGCAGCCACATGCGGGGACGTTTGGTCTCCAGGGAGGCAAACACCGGATGGTGCATCACCCCCTGGGCCAGGGAGGGCTCGGCCTTGGCGAAGCCGGCCAGAATAAGGAGATCCGGCCGGGTGGTTACCAGCTTCTCCAGGGGAAACTCCTTGTAGGATCCGGCGCCCACTTCGCGGCCCACATTGCGCAGCCCGGCGGCCTCCATGATGGTATCCAGCAGGGCGCCCTCCCCCACGGTCACGCCGTTGGCCCGCAGCGCCAGGGCCCGCAGCCGCTCCTCCCGCGGCGGCAGGCGCTCGGCGACGGCCTCCAGGGTGCGGTCCATCTCGGCGATCAGCCGCTCCCCGCGCTCGGGATGGCCCAGCAGCCCGGCCATGCGCCGGATGGTCTCGCGGATGCCGGGAAAGGTGTCGGGGCTGTCCAGGGTGACCATCCGGTAGCCCAGTGCATCCAGGCGGTTGCGGGTCTCCCGCTTGGTGTAGGGACCGCCGACCACCAGGTCCGGGTCATGGGCCATCACCTCCTCGGCGTGGCCGCTGTTCAGCGGATATTCCGCGGCGGCCTCGGCCATGTAGGAGAAGGCCGGACTGCGGGCGTACTCCGAGACGGTGACGAGCTGCCCCGGATCGGCCAGTTCCAGCACCAGCTGGTCGGTGCAGGCGTTGATGGAGGCCACGGTGGGCCGCTCGGCGGCTCCCGTTTCGTCGGCCGGCGTCCCCAGCAAGACCGCGGCGACCAGGACCGCAGCGGTCCGAAGGGACAGGGGGATAGGCGCCCTCCGGGCGCCTTCCCGGAAAGCGGGCCTAGCGCGCCCCATAGCTCAGGCTCACGAAGAATTCCCGGCCATGGGTGTTGTAGCCCTGCGCCAATTCATAGTCCTTATCAAGAATATTGTTGGCCTCCACCTTTAACCGCCAGACACTTCCAAGGGAGCGGGACCCTCGCAGGTGCAGGAGGGCGTAGCCGGGCATCTCCTGCTCGTCGGTATTATCCACCCGGTCGTAGCGCGGGCCCTTGGCCACCACGGTACCGCCGAAGGCCCACCGGTCCGCCCAGGTTTTTTGGATGTCCAGGGCGCCGCTGGCTTTGGCACGCCGGGGAAGCTGGTTGCCGGTCTCCTCGTCCTCGGGCTCCAGGTAGGTCACCGCGGGACGCACCCGCCAGCCGCCCTTGTTCAGGTCCGCGGAGAGCTCGGCACCGCGGATGCGGGCCTCGGCGAGGTTCACCGGGGTATCTACCCAGCCATCTTCGTTGGTATCCACATTAACGATGAGGTCCTCCACCCGGGTTTCAAAGACCCGCAGCTCCCAGCTCCCCCAGCCGGCCCGGCCCTCCAGGCCCAGCTCCGTGGAGCGGGACTCCTCCGGCTTCAAACCGGGATTGCTGAACCCGGGGTAATAGAGCTGGTTGAAGGTGGGCGCCTTGAAGGCCGTGCCGTAGGAGGCCACCAGCTTCAACCCCTCGGAGAGACGAAAGCCGAGGTTCGCGTTGCCAGTGGTGTGCTCGCCGTAGGCCTCGTTGTCGTCATGCCGCAGGCCGAGCCCGACCTCCACCGGACGCCAGTCGGCGAGCCACTGGGCGAACACCGCCCGATTGTACCGGCTGTCCGCGGCGTAATCCCGGCTGGAGTCCACCTGGTCTTGCTGGTAGTCGGCCCCCAGGACCAGTTCCTGATAGTCAGTGACATAGAAGCTGTTCGTCCAGGAGCCCTCCAGCCGCCGGGTCTCGTAGAAGTCGGTGCGCTGGCCGTCCTTGAAGATTTCGCTCTCGTCCCGGCCCTCCCCGACCCGCAGCCGAGTGTCCCAGACGGCACCCATGGACTGCA
The window above is part of the Thiohalorhabdus denitrificans genome. Proteins encoded here:
- a CDS encoding TonB-dependent receptor domain-containing protein — protein: MLQSRIPYSGTVLLGAAIPLASATAAPQLAETVVTASRTTQSLSETLAATTVIDRSDIEDSSAHSVQDLLEQRVPGLQMSNSGGAGKDSSVFLRGTNSDHVLVLVNGIKQNSATTGKAAFQHLPVEQIERIEVVRGPRSSLYGAEAVGGVIQIFTRRGEEGFHPHAEVGYGSHNHREASAGVRGGSAGTRYSLGLDHVATEGIDVQDGGNPDHDGYERTSASASLKQQLWTGAEAGLDFMRAEGTTEFDRSWEPDIDHEDEIVQQSAAATFLQSMGAVWDTRLRVGEGRDESEIFKDGQRTDFYETRRLEGSWTNSFYVTDYQELVLGADYQQDQVDSSRDYAADSRYNRAVFAQWLADWRPVEVGLGLRHDDNEAYGEHTTGNANLGFRLSEGLKLVASYGTAFKAPTFNQLYYPGFSNPGLKPEESRSTELGLEGRAGWGSWELRVFETRVEDLIVNVDTNEDGWVDTPVNLAEARIRGAELSADLNKGGWRVRPAVTYLEPEDEETGNQLPRRAKASGALDIQKTWADRWAFGGTVVAKGPRYDRVDNTDEQEMPGYALLHLRGSRSLGSVWRLKVEANNILDKDYELAQGYNTHGREFFVSLSYGAR